In a single window of the Pithys albifrons albifrons isolate INPA30051 chromosome 19, PitAlb_v1, whole genome shotgun sequence genome:
- the PMP22 gene encoding peripheral myelin protein 22 — translation MLLLLLGIIVLHVTVLVLLFVSTIVSQWLVYGDHTADLWQNCTSGSVFQCLASSTNEWLQSVQAMMILSVIFSVLSLFLFFCQLFTLTKGGRFYITGVFQILAGLCVMSGAAIFTVRHTDWHQASENISYGFAYILAWLAFPLALASGIIYVILRKRE, via the exons atgctgctgttgctgctggggATCATCGTGCTCCACGTCACcgtgctggtgctgctcttcGTCTCCACCATCGTCAGT CAATGGCTGGTGTATGGCGACCACACGGCAGACCTCTGGCAGAACTGCACCTCCGGATCTGTCTTCCAGTGCCTGGCATCATCCACTAACG AATGGCTGCAGTCTGTCCAAGCAATGATGATCCTCTCCGTCATCTTCAGCGTCTTGTCCCTGTTCCTGTTCTTCTGCCAGCTGTTCACTCTCACCAAGGGCGGGAGGTTCTACATCACTGGGGTCTTCCAGATCCTCGCTG GGCTCTGCGTGATGAGTGGTGCTGCCATCTTCACAGTGAGGCACACGGACTGGCACCAAGCCTCGGAAAACATCTCCTACGGCTTTGCCTACATCCTGGCGTGGTTGGCCTTCCCCTTGGCCCTCGCCAGCGGCATCATCTACGTCATCCTACGGAAGCGCGAGTGA